The following coding sequences lie in one Candidatus Equadaptatus faecalis genomic window:
- the dnaA gene encoding chromosomal replication initiator protein DnaA gives MNSQVDIIWNEFKAYCVSKISVDNAVKTYLDSCMPTSLDNGILALEAPTQFCCEAVSSRYLDDMRMLIKDTGFGKDIVLSLASEKKESAREMRSAEPSVKSPLEGTGLNRDYVFDTFIVGKSNRLPHAACLAVAEQPGVAYNPLFIWGKVGLGKTHLMQAIGHFVLEKTPSKKVLYVSADTFTNDLIHSIRTNSTESFRQRYRELDVLMIDDIQFISGKESTQEEFFNTFNALHIAKKQIILSSDRPPKETGLEDRLVSRFSSGLVTDIQTPDFETRVSILQNKAERKGLEISEDVIRFIAESIPSNIRELEGALNRVCSISEFNNEPLSVENANLWLKDLIRNKTHGPATISQIQQLTADSFGISVEELLSHKRTAELSLARQIAMFIAREKTEESLQQIGISFNKKDHTTVLYACKKIEDLLKLDSRVKMVVENVVKKL, from the coding sequence ATGAACAGTCAGGTTGATATTATATGGAACGAATTTAAAGCATACTGCGTAAGCAAAATTTCTGTGGATAACGCGGTTAAAACCTATTTGGATTCTTGTATGCCCACGTCTCTTGACAACGGCATTCTTGCGCTTGAAGCTCCCACACAGTTCTGTTGCGAAGCTGTTTCTTCAAGATATCTTGACGACATGCGCATGCTTATTAAAGATACCGGCTTCGGCAAAGACATTGTTTTGTCGCTTGCCTCAGAGAAAAAAGAGTCTGCCCGTGAGATGCGTTCGGCAGAGCCTTCTGTTAAATCACCACTGGAAGGCACCGGTCTGAACAGGGACTACGTTTTCGACACGTTTATAGTGGGGAAATCAAACAGGCTTCCGCATGCTGCGTGTCTTGCTGTTGCGGAACAACCAGGAGTTGCATACAATCCTCTTTTTATTTGGGGGAAGGTTGGTCTTGGCAAAACACATCTTATGCAGGCCATCGGACATTTTGTTCTTGAGAAAACCCCCTCAAAAAAAGTTCTGTATGTAAGTGCGGACACTTTTACCAACGACCTTATACATTCTATCAGAACAAACAGCACAGAGAGTTTTCGCCAGCGCTACAGGGAACTTGACGTGCTTATGATAGATGACATCCAGTTTATAAGCGGGAAAGAATCAACGCAGGAAGAATTTTTCAACACATTCAATGCGCTACATATCGCAAAGAAACAGATTATACTGAGCTCTGACAGACCCCCAAAGGAAACTGGTCTTGAAGACAGACTTGTCAGCCGTTTCTCTTCCGGTCTTGTAACGGACATACAGACTCCTGACTTTGAAACCCGTGTTTCTATACTTCAAAACAAAGCGGAAAGAAAAGGTCTTGAAATATCCGAAGATGTTATCAGGTTTATAGCGGAAAGTATTCCAAGCAACATAAGAGAACTGGAGGGTGCTCTCAACAGAGTCTGCTCTATTTCCGAATTCAACAATGAGCCTCTCTCTGTAGAAAATGCAAATCTTTGGCTTAAAGACCTTATCAGAAATAAAACGCACGGTCCTGCAACTATAAGCCAGATACAACAGCTTACAGCAGATTCTTTTGGTATTTCTGTAGAAGAACTTCTCTCACACAAAAGGACGGCAGAACTTTCCCTTGCAAGGCAAATTGCAATGTTTATCGCCAGAGAGAAAACAGAAGAAAGTCTGCAGCAGATTGGCATCAGCTTCAATAAGAAAGACCACACCACTGTTCTCTACGCCTGCAAGAAAATAGAAGATCTGCTGAAATTAGACAGTCGTGTTAAAATGGTTGTGGAAAACGTTGTAAAAAAGCTGTGA
- a CDS encoding DUF721 domain-containing protein: MPERIKTLSEWQKCLPPETAGMLEICGRLTKLEKEWQSLFQGSEEALGRETSPGNCSFEDSSAVLTVHVRNAALLQSLRFKEKLFKSRVEWFLGIKIKKIEFAAGKVERISSAKPALRAFERQGVLLAAEEQVEKAKAELRETAAGETLREVIARVRVIAEKKSRQKNT, encoded by the coding sequence ATGCCTGAGAGAATAAAAACGCTCTCAGAATGGCAGAAATGTCTGCCTCCTGAAACTGCAGGAATGCTTGAAATATGCGGCAGGCTTACAAAGCTCGAAAAGGAGTGGCAGTCATTGTTTCAGGGAAGCGAAGAAGCTTTGGGACGTGAAACTTCCCCGGGAAACTGCAGTTTTGAAGACAGCAGCGCAGTGCTTACGGTACACGTCAGAAACGCCGCACTCCTGCAGAGTCTGCGTTTTAAAGAAAAGCTGTTTAAAAGCAGGGTAGAATGGTTTCTTGGAATAAAGATAAAAAAAATAGAGTTTGCGGCAGGTAAGGTTGAACGAATCAGCAGTGCGAAGCCTGCGCTCAGGGCATTTGAAAGACAGGGAGTACTGCTTGCGGCTGAAGAACAGGTTGAAAAAGCGAAAGCAGAACTGAGGGAAACAGCAGCCGGAGAAACACTAAGAGAAGTTATAGCAAGAGTCCGGGTTATAGCGGAAAAAAAGAGCAGGCAGAAAAATACATAG
- the recF gene encoding DNA replication and repair protein RecF (All proteins in this family for which functions are known are DNA-binding proteins that assist the filamentation of RecA onto DNA for the initiation of recombination or recombinational repair.) has product MGFRRVKYINFRNIEPQEVQLSGGLNLLTGLNSSGKTNFLEGISLLSGWGPFEGGTKTKDLAARESREKNIILTGQKDDEYGEIIQVCLGERNSIRYNDKPLSSTELRFRMPVLCFMPDDTQLVEGPAARRRRLLDLLLALLIPAYAKRHSEYKRAVRQKAVLLKKGENTEIVEKVMEPLAQWIWKMRKEAVILLSEEMERLSGLAAEGTTLSFAKGGIKSENEESFFFESLAALREKEQRYRIPLVGPQRDDIIIESNNLPTAEALSRGYRRRTAIALMLAASEGVFRKTGKRPTLLLDEVTAELDTGGREIMFGTLLDRKEQVIAATAEPFTENFRGAVYRVDKGKVEKISE; this is encoded by the coding sequence ATGGGATTTAGAAGAGTAAAGTATATAAATTTCAGAAACATAGAACCGCAAGAAGTACAACTGTCCGGTGGGCTGAATTTGCTCACCGGACTTAACAGTTCCGGGAAAACCAATTTTCTGGAGGGGATAAGCCTGCTTTCCGGCTGGGGGCCTTTTGAAGGAGGAACAAAGACGAAAGATCTCGCAGCAAGGGAAAGCAGGGAAAAAAATATCATTCTTACCGGGCAGAAAGATGATGAATACGGCGAAATAATACAAGTCTGCCTTGGAGAAAGAAACAGTATAAGATACAACGACAAACCTCTTTCTTCTACAGAACTGCGCTTCAGAATGCCGGTGCTCTGTTTCATGCCTGATGACACACAGCTTGTGGAAGGACCTGCTGCAAGAAGAAGACGCCTTCTTGACCTTCTCCTTGCTCTTCTGATACCCGCATATGCCAAAAGACACAGCGAATACAAAAGGGCTGTACGGCAGAAAGCGGTTCTCCTAAAAAAAGGGGAAAATACTGAAATTGTTGAGAAGGTAATGGAACCGCTTGCCCAATGGATATGGAAAATGAGAAAAGAAGCTGTAATTCTCCTCTCGGAAGAAATGGAGAGACTAAGCGGCCTGGCAGCAGAGGGAACAACTCTCTCTTTTGCTAAAGGAGGAATAAAAAGTGAAAACGAAGAAAGTTTTTTCTTTGAAAGTTTGGCTGCGCTGCGCGAAAAAGAACAAAGATACAGAATACCGCTTGTCGGCCCGCAAAGAGATGATATTATTATAGAAAGCAACAATCTGCCGACCGCAGAAGCGTTAAGCCGCGGGTACAGACGCCGCACGGCAATAGCATTAATGCTTGCAGCCAGCGAAGGGGTTTTCAGAAAGACTGGCAAAAGACCAACACTGCTTCTTGATGAAGTAACAGCAGAACTTGACACCGGAGGCAGAGAAATAATGTTTGGAACACTGCTTGACAGAAAAGAACAGGTGATTGCCGCAACAGCGGAACCGTTTACTGAAAACTTCCGCGGCGCTGTGTACAGGGTTGACAAAGGAAAAGTGGAGAAAATATCGGAATAG
- a CDS encoding glutamine synthetase III, translating to MSEQKKYPNMREIFASLVFDRREMKHRLPQDVYENLIGAMEGRQKIDSGIADTVALAMKDWAVSNGASHWAHWFHPLHEHTAEKHTAFLTADAEGAPIELFRGKDLMQSEPDASSFPSGGTRSTFEARGYSAWDPTSPAFIIKSPKGGTLCIPSVFIAYDGSPLDLKTYLLRSLDAVESRALKLLKLFGNRGVRYVRATLGGEQEFFLLDRPRAQKRPDLRFCGRTLIGSKPPRDQKMEDHYFGTIPPKVLAYMEDVQRDLARLGVDLATRHNEAARCQFEFAPNFSEANLACDQNQIIMETMRKLASQHDLRLLFHEKPFDCLNGSGKHTNFSLEDSEGRNLLKPSTNHRKNVIFLSFLTSFVFGASEYSGLLQASVSTPGNLYRLGGQEAPPFIMSVYLGDTIDRMLTAVEKAAGRDEDMPEKSTLDLGLDKLPTIIAYDSDRNRTSPIAFTGNKFEFRAPGASQAMAIPATFIFAIWAAGLEKFNEKFSARLKKGADVLDAALATIREVSKASRKIRFEGDSYSEEWRREAEKRGIVKAETIPEGIDLFLEPKSVEMLSKLGVFTPREMEAFHTIRLEAFVNSIEIEISLLRDMMFEGFLPSISKQLKLENESIASVKDMRIPHIDAWKKHIELLAKSKAEIIVKTKELELLKEKMAELEPREHAEAIIVKALPLMKKIRELCDEAEGYISKENLAYPKYRALMSLSTQLSE from the coding sequence ATGTCAGAACAAAAAAAATACCCGAACATGCGGGAAATTTTTGCTTCGTTGGTTTTTGACCGCAGAGAAATGAAACATCGGCTTCCGCAGGACGTTTATGAAAATCTTATAGGCGCGATGGAAGGCAGACAGAAAATAGATTCCGGAATTGCCGACACAGTTGCTCTTGCAATGAAAGACTGGGCTGTAAGCAACGGAGCAAGCCACTGGGCACACTGGTTCCACCCTCTTCATGAGCACACGGCTGAAAAACACACCGCATTTCTTACAGCCGACGCAGAAGGGGCGCCAATAGAGCTTTTCAGAGGAAAAGATCTTATGCAGAGTGAACCCGACGCCTCCTCCTTCCCCTCGGGCGGAACAAGAAGCACCTTTGAAGCAAGAGGATATTCCGCATGGGATCCGACATCTCCGGCATTCATCATCAAAAGCCCAAAAGGCGGAACCCTGTGTATTCCCTCTGTTTTTATCGCTTACGACGGTTCCCCGCTTGATTTGAAGACGTACCTTCTCCGTTCGCTTGACGCTGTCGAAAGCAGGGCGCTGAAGCTGCTTAAGCTTTTCGGAAACAGGGGAGTGCGCTACGTCAGGGCAACGCTCGGCGGAGAGCAGGAATTCTTCCTGCTTGACAGACCTCGTGCGCAGAAACGCCCAGACCTGCGTTTCTGCGGAAGAACCCTGATAGGTTCAAAGCCGCCGCGTGACCAGAAAATGGAAGACCATTATTTCGGAACAATTCCGCCAAAGGTACTTGCTTATATGGAAGACGTACAGCGCGATCTGGCGCGTCTCGGGGTGGACCTTGCAACGCGCCACAATGAGGCTGCGCGCTGCCAGTTTGAATTTGCCCCGAATTTCTCAGAGGCAAATCTTGCCTGTGACCAGAACCAGATAATTATGGAAACGATGCGCAAGCTTGCGAGTCAGCATGATTTGCGGCTTCTTTTCCACGAAAAACCTTTTGACTGCTTGAACGGCAGCGGAAAACACACAAATTTCTCTCTTGAAGACAGTGAAGGCCGCAACCTTCTGAAACCGTCGACAAACCACAGAAAGAATGTGATTTTTCTCTCGTTCCTGACTTCGTTTGTCTTTGGTGCTTCAGAATACAGCGGACTTCTTCAGGCATCGGTTTCAACGCCGGGCAACCTTTACAGGCTTGGCGGACAGGAAGCACCCCCTTTTATAATGAGCGTCTATCTTGGCGACACCATAGACAGAATGCTTACTGCCGTTGAAAAAGCAGCAGGCAGGGACGAAGATATGCCCGAGAAGAGCACGCTTGACCTCGGTCTTGACAAACTGCCTACGATAATCGCATACGACAGCGACAGAAACAGGACAAGCCCGATTGCTTTTACAGGAAACAAATTTGAATTCCGCGCTCCCGGAGCGTCGCAGGCCATGGCAATTCCGGCAACCTTCATATTTGCAATATGGGCTGCGGGTCTGGAAAAATTCAACGAAAAATTCAGCGCGCGCCTTAAAAAAGGCGCAGACGTACTTGACGCTGCTCTTGCAACAATCCGCGAAGTTTCAAAAGCAAGCCGCAAAATCCGTTTTGAAGGCGACAGCTATTCGGAAGAATGGCGCAGGGAAGCAGAAAAACGCGGCATAGTCAAGGCTGAAACGATACCGGAAGGCATTGATCTCTTCCTTGAACCAAAATCCGTTGAAATGCTGTCAAAACTCGGTGTTTTCACTCCGCGCGAAATGGAAGCATTCCACACAATCCGGCTTGAAGCCTTTGTCAACAGCATAGAAATTGAAATTTCCCTGCTTCGTGACATGATGTTTGAAGGTTTCCTGCCGAGTATATCAAAGCAGCTGAAGCTTGAAAACGAATCGATTGCTTCGGTCAAGGACATGCGCATACCGCACATAGACGCGTGGAAAAAACACATAGAGCTGTTGGCAAAGAGCAAGGCGGAAATAATAGTAAAAACCAAAGAACTCGAACTGCTGAAAGAGAAAATGGCAGAACTTGAACCCAGGGAACATGCAGAAGCCATAATTGTTAAAGCTCTTCCGCTTATGAAGAAAATAAGAGAACTGTGTGACGAGGCCGAAGGCTATATTTCAAAAGAAAACCTTGCCTACCCGAAGTACCGCGCTCTTATGTCACTCAGCACGCAGCTCAGCGAATAG
- a CDS encoding ATP-binding cassette domain-containing protein, whose amino-acid sequence MITIRGLKINFGEQVVLNGTDWFIAPKSRVGLVGGNGVGKTTMLRVLAGLQEYDDGSVVFSGKAARTGYLPQDLVEIDDAPLLSFLYTSAGLDEIRKKLGEAEAELAELEENSPELCGRLAVYEKLQREFDARGGYKFETEAVKVLKGLGFRPEHDIKRRTSEFSGGWKMRIALAALLLSEPDLLLLDEPTNHLDTESMEWLEGWLRDFRGTMIAVSHDKRFLENMVTSVAELSFGKITTYSMGYDKYLSEREARRARLEAEREQQKEKIEEMQHFIERFRYKATKAAQVQSRIKQLEKLEITDVEAAHKTVSFKFPDAPRSGLDVVSATSLKKQYGDNLVFDNVDFSVQRGERVALVGVNGAGKSTLLRLLNKTEEPASGEVSFGTNVKRKYFSQESSQNLDYNKTVWEEISATGSTMEAPARRSLLGAFLFSGNDIYKKISVLSGGEKSRIGLLKMLLSPSNLLILDEPTNHLDYSTKELFQKALLSYGGTILIVSHDRAFLDNLVSRVLEIRNGRLYDYKGNYSYFIERRAKLEEEGKEISGQTKQPEPSKTKEQKRAEAEERNRLFRSRKKYLEEQEKLEKEITQQEAEKNNLSEKLCDSEFLKNSTLVSQTIIEFKKLEQLLEKNYASLEEISGKIDSIK is encoded by the coding sequence ATGATTACAATTCGCGGTCTCAAAATCAATTTTGGAGAGCAGGTTGTGCTTAACGGCACCGACTGGTTTATTGCCCCCAAAAGCAGGGTAGGGCTTGTCGGCGGCAACGGGGTAGGAAAAACTACCATGCTGCGTGTACTTGCAGGTCTTCAGGAATATGACGACGGATCTGTTGTTTTTTCGGGAAAAGCAGCCAGAACAGGTTATCTGCCGCAGGATCTGGTCGAGATTGATGATGCTCCGCTGCTTTCCTTCTTATATACAAGCGCAGGACTTGACGAAATCAGGAAAAAACTGGGGGAGGCTGAAGCAGAACTTGCGGAGCTGGAAGAAAACTCTCCTGAACTGTGCGGCAGGCTTGCGGTTTACGAAAAGCTGCAGCGCGAATTTGACGCACGCGGAGGGTATAAATTTGAAACAGAAGCAGTAAAGGTGCTCAAAGGTCTCGGTTTCCGCCCCGAACACGACATAAAAAGAAGAACGTCTGAATTTTCAGGCGGCTGGAAAATGCGTATTGCACTTGCAGCTCTGCTTTTGTCAGAGCCTGACCTGCTGCTTCTCGACGAACCTACCAACCATCTGGATACGGAAAGTATGGAATGGCTGGAAGGCTGGCTTAGAGATTTCCGCGGTACAATGATAGCCGTTTCCCACGACAAAAGATTTCTTGAAAACATGGTTACATCTGTTGCAGAACTGTCTTTTGGAAAAATCACAACCTATTCCATGGGTTACGACAAATACCTTTCCGAACGCGAAGCACGGCGCGCAAGACTTGAGGCAGAACGCGAGCAGCAGAAGGAAAAAATTGAGGAAATGCAGCATTTCATAGAGCGTTTCCGCTATAAAGCAACCAAAGCCGCACAGGTTCAAAGCAGGATAAAACAGCTTGAAAAGCTTGAAATAACCGACGTTGAAGCTGCTCATAAAACAGTTTCGTTTAAATTTCCCGATGCGCCGAGAAGCGGACTTGATGTTGTTTCCGCCACGTCACTGAAAAAGCAGTATGGTGATAATCTGGTTTTTGACAATGTGGATTTTTCTGTCCAGCGGGGAGAGAGGGTTGCGCTGGTAGGTGTAAACGGTGCAGGAAAATCTACCCTGCTGCGGCTTCTTAACAAAACAGAGGAGCCTGCGTCCGGTGAAGTTTCATTCGGAACAAACGTTAAAAGGAAATATTTCTCCCAGGAGTCCTCGCAGAATCTTGATTACAACAAAACGGTATGGGAAGAAATTTCGGCAACGGGTTCAACTATGGAAGCTCCTGCCAGACGCAGTCTGCTCGGTGCTTTTCTCTTCTCGGGAAATGATATATATAAGAAGATTTCCGTCTTGTCAGGGGGAGAAAAGTCGAGAATAGGACTTCTTAAAATGCTTCTTTCCCCTTCCAACCTTCTGATTTTGGATGAGCCTACCAACCATCTTGACTACAGCACAAAAGAATTGTTCCAAAAGGCGCTTCTTTCATATGGCGGTACTATCCTTATTGTTTCCCACGACCGCGCGTTTTTGGATAACCTTGTTTCGCGCGTTTTGGAAATCAGAAACGGAAGGCTTTATGACTACAAAGGAAATTATTCGTACTTTATAGAACGACGCGCAAAACTTGAAGAGGAAGGAAAAGAAATTTCAGGACAGACAAAACAGCCGGAACCGTCTAAAACCAAAGAACAAAAACGGGCAGAGGCTGAAGAAAGGAACAGGCTTTTCCGAAGCAGAAAGAAATATTTGGAAGAGCAGGAGAAACTTGAAAAAGAAATAACACAGCAGGAAGCCGAGAAAAACAATCTCTCTGAAAAACTGTGCGACTCGGAATTTCTAAAAAATTCAACTTTAGTTTCGCAAACAATAATTGAGTTTAAAAAACTCGAACAACTGCTGGAAAAAAATTACGCTTCTCTGGAAGAAATATCAGGGAAGATTGACAGCATAAAATAA
- the dnaN gene encoding DNA polymerase III subunit beta, producing MKLNVNKKNFIQSWSVAERSAAGGNTMGVLSSVLVKADEKGITLQATDVRTSICCEAAGVVIEEPGTAVFPVKMVSELFKKAPGEEFSITVTDGKAVLKAGKSRYNFSTFPVKEFPELPSHEQAKTFCKILAKDLAKVLEEGTIAASTTEDFPLYLSSANLSMKEGVLSIVSTDTRRLALSSTVVPEKGEDGNYLLPMKGIKEIQRILSFFDPEEEVSILYDAAQFFFVAKGIEFAVRRVDSHFPAYERILPKTRTTNIIVDRSSLISALERIDIVVRDHNRMVILDISEGESFKMRGKAPDFGQAKEEISARVTGEELKFGVNTKFFMEALKVLRDQEVSLSFNGSQGHLTIKRVGEESFICLVAPINVPTEEEEEKEE from the coding sequence ATGAAACTTAACGTAAACAAAAAGAATTTTATCCAAAGCTGGTCTGTTGCGGAAAGAAGCGCTGCAGGCGGAAACACTATGGGAGTTTTGTCCTCTGTTCTTGTAAAAGCAGATGAAAAAGGCATAACTCTTCAAGCGACAGACGTAAGAACCTCTATCTGCTGTGAGGCAGCCGGTGTTGTTATTGAAGAGCCTGGAACAGCTGTTTTTCCTGTTAAGATGGTTTCTGAACTTTTTAAAAAAGCGCCGGGAGAAGAATTTTCAATAACAGTAACAGACGGAAAAGCTGTTTTAAAAGCAGGAAAAAGCCGCTATAATTTCTCAACCTTTCCTGTAAAGGAATTTCCGGAGCTTCCGTCGCATGAACAGGCAAAGACTTTCTGCAAAATACTTGCAAAAGACCTCGCAAAGGTGCTTGAAGAAGGAACAATAGCGGCATCCACAACGGAAGATTTCCCTCTCTATCTTTCTTCTGCGAACCTTTCAATGAAAGAAGGGGTACTCAGTATTGTCTCAACAGATACAAGAAGACTTGCTCTTTCAAGCACTGTTGTTCCTGAAAAAGGAGAAGACGGCAACTATCTTCTTCCAATGAAAGGAATAAAAGAAATACAGAGAATTCTCTCTTTCTTTGACCCTGAAGAAGAAGTCAGCATCCTTTACGACGCAGCGCAGTTCTTCTTTGTTGCAAAAGGAATAGAGTTTGCAGTCAGGAGAGTGGACTCACATTTCCCGGCTTATGAGAGAATACTTCCGAAGACAAGAACAACTAACATAATTGTAGACAGAAGCAGTCTGATTTCAGCACTTGAACGTATAGACATTGTTGTAAGAGATCACAACAGAATGGTAATTCTTGATATCAGCGAAGGAGAGAGTTTTAAAATGCGCGGCAAGGCTCCCGATTTCGGTCAGGCAAAAGAGGAGATATCAGCCCGCGTTACAGGAGAAGAACTGAAATTCGGCGTCAACACAAAGTTCTTTATGGAAGCGCTTAAAGTGCTCCGGGATCAGGAAGTAAGTCTTTCTTTCAACGGGAGCCAGGGACATCTCACTATAAAAAGAGTCGGAGAGGAAAGTTTTATCTGTCTCGTAGCGCCGATTAACGTCCCTACAGAAGAGGAAGAAGAAAAAGAGGAATAA
- the mnmG gene encoding tRNA uridine-5-carboxymethylaminomethyl(34) synthesis enzyme MnmG codes for MKINGEEYDVIIVGGGHAGCEAALASAKMGAKTLMLNLYLDATAMMPCNPSIGGPAKGHIVREIDALGGVMAEAADFSTRHLRWLNTSKGPAVRSLRAQCDPKKYTEFYLKALYSCPNLEVHQAQVTELVVEKGSAAGVKITTGQIFRAKAVILCTGTSLGSKIHIGLTNHKSGPLGSVAGTALSRSLRSAGLDMGRLRTDTTPRLQIDTIDWDILEKQESLEEPQAFSHFGEKKTYSGMFCGLTRTNVETHRIIRKYFDRSPLVSGELAGKKGPRYCPSIDDKLIKFPQKESHPVFLEPVSPANMEVYMQNFSTSMCLEAQFESVATIKGCEHAHILKPGYAIEYDYSNPLQMHPWLESKKIKKLFTAGQINGTSGYEEAGVQGLIAGINAALVLRGEEPLVLGREQAYCGVLIDDLVTKGTEEPYRMLTSRCEYRLLLRFDNADDRLSDIGHKIGLLPDEKWNILNMRRKKRDEETERLQNVKIPASDTVNGMIAENGAAPLTEGTTAFELLRRPEICWETVAKLSESSVDTETGEKISVACKYEGYIDRQLRQVEKFSKMEQLRFPQNFDLSKVTGLSAEGLQKLEKIQPATLGQASRISGVSPADIQLLWIAIEASRRSKKDA; via the coding sequence ATGAAAATAAACGGAGAAGAATACGACGTAATAATAGTAGGCGGGGGACACGCAGGCTGTGAAGCGGCACTTGCATCCGCAAAAATGGGCGCAAAAACGCTGATGCTTAATCTGTACCTTGACGCAACAGCAATGATGCCATGCAACCCAAGCATAGGAGGCCCTGCAAAGGGGCACATAGTACGGGAAATAGATGCGTTGGGCGGTGTAATGGCAGAAGCTGCAGATTTCTCGACAAGGCACCTGCGCTGGCTGAACACTTCAAAAGGCCCTGCAGTACGAAGCCTTAGGGCACAATGTGACCCCAAAAAGTACACGGAATTTTACTTGAAAGCACTTTACTCTTGCCCAAACCTTGAAGTTCACCAGGCTCAGGTAACAGAGCTTGTGGTTGAAAAAGGAAGCGCCGCGGGGGTAAAAATAACAACAGGACAGATTTTCAGAGCAAAAGCAGTAATTCTTTGCACAGGCACCTCTCTCGGCTCAAAAATCCATATCGGACTGACAAACCACAAATCGGGACCTTTGGGAAGTGTTGCAGGTACAGCACTTTCAAGAAGTCTGCGCAGCGCAGGTCTTGACATGGGAAGACTGCGCACGGATACCACACCGCGTCTGCAGATAGACACGATAGACTGGGATATACTTGAAAAACAGGAAAGTCTTGAAGAGCCGCAGGCATTTTCCCATTTCGGCGAAAAAAAGACATACAGCGGCATGTTCTGTGGTCTTACACGGACAAATGTCGAAACACACAGAATAATAAGAAAATACTTTGACAGGTCACCGCTTGTTTCGGGTGAACTTGCCGGCAAAAAAGGGCCACGCTACTGCCCCTCAATAGACGACAAGCTGATAAAATTCCCGCAAAAAGAGTCACATCCTGTCTTTCTTGAACCTGTTTCCCCGGCAAATATGGAAGTTTACATGCAAAATTTCTCTACTTCAATGTGCCTTGAAGCCCAGTTTGAATCAGTTGCCACAATTAAAGGCTGTGAGCATGCCCACATTCTTAAACCTGGCTACGCGATAGAATACGACTACTCAAACCCTTTGCAGATGCATCCGTGGCTTGAGTCAAAGAAAATAAAAAAGCTGTTCACGGCAGGACAGATCAATGGAACTTCCGGCTATGAAGAGGCAGGCGTGCAGGGGCTTATTGCCGGTATAAACGCTGCGCTTGTCCTGCGCGGCGAAGAACCGCTTGTGCTTGGACGCGAACAGGCATACTGCGGTGTCCTGATTGATGATCTTGTAACAAAAGGCACCGAAGAACCCTACAGAATGCTTACAAGCCGCTGTGAATACAGACTTCTTCTGCGTTTTGACAACGCGGACGACAGACTGTCGGACATAGGACACAAAATAGGGCTTCTTCCTGACGAAAAATGGAATATTCTTAATATGCGCCGCAAAAAACGCGATGAAGAAACCGAAAGGCTGCAAAACGTCAAAATTCCGGCATCTGACACAGTAAACGGCATGATTGCAGAAAACGGAGCGGCCCCGCTTACTGAAGGAACAACAGCATTTGAGCTGTTAAGAAGACCGGAAATATGCTGGGAAACAGTGGCAAAACTGTCGGAAAGCAGTGTTGATACGGAAACAGGAGAAAAAATATCTGTTGCCTGCAAATATGAGGGTTACATTGACAGGCAGCTGCGTCAGGTGGAAAAATTCTCCAAAATGGAACAGCTGCGCTTCCCGCAAAACTTTGACCTGTCAAAAGTCACAGGGCTTTCAGCGGAAGGGCTGCAGAAACTTGAAAAAATACAGCCTGCCACTCTCGGGCAGGCCTCAAGGATTTCAGGTGTCTCTCCAGCTGACATACAGCTGCTTTGGATAGCCATAGAAGCTTCCAGAAGGTCAAAAAAAGATGCCTGA